The following are encoded in a window of Carassius auratus strain Wakin chromosome 6, ASM336829v1, whole genome shotgun sequence genomic DNA:
- the si:ch73-361p23.3 gene encoding tumor necrosis factor receptor superfamily member 4: MFCYMKVLSTLLCLLLLHRNASANCSAGQRLNYNTNKCEKCPANQFSLSPGTANVCQNCNTCRRGSIVFKACTPTSDTQCKCKEGFTPINRFSEEICVCEKGSGIDERGICRKCEPGYFTDKRDSVCKRWRECQSGVKDPGTTTSDASCKNASEEVTEPPKAHTTTTTTTSTTTVSSSINTKEDSIYALWLVMASASIILLAGLLYRKCKVTYCIHNHKKVDFRKESVCRKPVEESGEKCQSLLV, translated from the exons ATGTTCTGCTACATGAAAGTCCTCTCCACTCTTCTGTGTTTACTGTTACTTCACCGAAATGCAAGCGCAAATTGTTCAGCGG GTCAGAGGCTTAATTATAATACAAACAAATGTGAGAAATGTCCAGCAAATCAATTCAGCCTTTCACCTGGAACAGCTAATGTTTGCCAGAACTGCAACACATGTAGAAGAG GTAGTATTGTATTCAAGGCTTGCACACCTACCAGTGACACTCAGTGCAAATGTAAAGAAGGCTTTACACCCATTAATCGGTTCAGTGaagagatttgtgtgtgtgaaaaaggttCTGGAATAGATGAAAGAG GAATATGCAGAAAATGTGAGCCTGGCTACTTCACAGACAAACGTGACTCGGTTTGTAAAAGATGGAGAGA GTGTCAAAGTGGGGTTAAAGACCCAGGCACAACCACTTCTGATGCTAGCTGCAAAAATGCCTCGGAAGAGGTGACTGAACCTCCCAAAGCCCATACTACTACCACCACGACCACTTCAACAACTACAGTCTCCTCTTCcattaacacaaaagaagacagcATCTACGCCTTGT GGCTGGTTATGGCAAGTGCTAGTATTATTCTGCTGGCTGGACTCCTGTACCGAAAGTGTAAAGTCACCTACTGTATTCATAACCACAAGAAAGTGGATTTTCGAAAAG AAAGTGTATGCAGAAAGCCTGTTGAAGAATCTGGGGAAAAGTGCCAGTCTTTGCTCGTCTAA